A single region of the Nicotiana sylvestris chromosome 6, ASM39365v2, whole genome shotgun sequence genome encodes:
- the LOC104238952 gene encoding uncharacterized protein, translating to MIFAQKVLETIECGPTESGPVKEVHNRDSHHSIIHPMGTVTATTRTGFGVRLQTTNLPFFPSKLSTSLSSIPNLALLKWKHSSPPMSANFLQVNASSAIDAPSEELEAPSGGNIGANDLLIVGPGVLGRLVAEKWREEHPGCQIYGQTMTTDHHDELIKMGINPSSKETKLTYKFPYVIFCAPPSQTEDYAGDIREAALSWNGEGSFLFTSSSAPYDCFDNRAINEDGPIVPMGRSPRTDVLLKAEKVALDFDGCVVRLAGLYKADRGAHIYWLHKGICDIRPDHILNLIHYEDAASLSVTILKKRLRGRIFLGCDNHPLSRQEVMDLVDKSGKFDKKFEGFTGTSDPLGKKLNNSKTRAELGWEPKYPSFSQFLGVSE from the exons ATGATTTTTGCTCAAAAGGTTTTGGAGACCATAGAGTGTGGCCCAACTGAAAGCGGCCCAGTAAAAGAAGTTCATAACAGAGACAGCCATCACTCAATTATCCATCCAATGGGCACCGTAACCGCAACTACCAGAACTGGATTTGGAGTCCGTCTTCAAACTACCAATCTCCCTTTCTTCCCTTCCAAGCTCTCAACTTCACTTTCCTCAATCCCTAATCTTGCTCTCCTCAAGTGGAAGCATTCATCACCTCCAATGTCCGCCAATTTTCTTCAAGTCAACGCTTCCTCTGCCATtg ATGCTCCGAGTGAAGAATTAGAGGCTCCGTCTGGGGGGAACATTGGAGCGAACGACCTGCTGATTGTTGGACCTGGTGTTCTTGGCCGTTTAGTTGCTGAAAAATGGAGAGAG GAACACCCAGGCTGTCAGATATATGGGCAGACAATGACCACCGATCACCATGATGAACTGATTAAAATGGGAATTAATCCATCTTCCAAAGAAACCAAGCTGACTTACAAGTTCCCTTATGTCATATTCTGTGCTCCTCCATCCCAGACTGAAGACTACGCTGGTGACATTAG GGAGGCTGCATTAAGCTGGAATGGCGAAGGTTCTTTCCTATTTACTTCCAGCTCTGCACCATATGACTGCTTCGACAACAGAGCAATAAACGAG GATGGTCCCATAGTTCCAATGGGGAGAAGTCCTAGAACTGATGTACTTCTCAAGGCAGAGAAAGTAGCGCTGGACTTTGATGGTTGTGTAGTTAGATTGGCTGGCCTTTAT AAAGCAGATAGAGGCGCACATATATACTGGTTACATAAAGGAATCTGTGATATTCGTCCTGACCATATCCTCAATCTTATTCATTATGAG GATGCCGCTTCATTGTCAGTTACCATCTTAAAGAAGAGACTTCGTGGTCGGATCTTTTTGGGCTGTGACAACCACCCTTTATCGAG GCAGGAAGTGATGGACTTAGTCGATAAAAGTGGAAAGTTTGATAAGAAGTTTGAGGGTTTCACAG GAACTAGTGATCCTTTAGGGAAGAAGTTAAACAACTCAAAAACTCGTGCTGAACTAGGATGGGAGCCCAAATATCCAAGCTTTTCTCAATTCCTTGGAGTTTCAGAATAA
- the LOC104238953 gene encoding E3 ubiquitin-protein ligase MIEL1-like isoform X3, translating to MEDSCNERLDFGKMGYGCKHYRRRCRIRAPCCNEVFDCRHCHNEATSSLHNVFDRHELVRYDVKQVICSVCDTEQPVARVCTNCGVNMGEYFCEVCKFYDDDLDKGQFHCDDCGICRVGGRENFFHCSRCGSCYSVSLRNNHSCVENSMRHHCPICYEYLFDSLKDTTVLKCGHTMHTECYHEMIKRDKCCCPICSRSIIDMSRAWRRMDEEIEETIMPENLRYKKVWILCNDCNDTTEVFFHIIGQKCRHCESYNTRMIAPPVLPQ from the exons ATGGAAGACTCCTGCAATGAACGGCTTGATTTTGGCAAAATGGGTTATGG ATGCAAGCACTACAGGAGAAGATGCAGGATCAGGGCACCTTGCTGCAATGAAGTCTTTGACTGCCGCCATTGTCACAATGAAGCTACG AGCTCGTTGCACAATGTATTTGATCGACATGAATTAGTTCGATATGATGTCAAGCAG GTCATTTGCTCAGTTTGTGATACAGAACAGCCG GTTGCTCGCGTTTGTACAAATTGTGGTGTAAATATGGGAGAATACTTCTGTGAAGTGTGCAAATTCTATGATGATGAT TTAGACAAAGGGCAGTTTCATTGTGATGATTGTGGAATCTGCAG AGTTGGTGGCCGTGAGAACTTCTTTCACTGCAGTAGATGTG GCTCTTGCTATTCAGTTAGTTTACGTAATAACCATTCATGTGTAGAGAACTCCATGCGGCATCATTGTCCCATTTGTTATGAG TATCTCTTTGATTCTCTCAAGGATACAACAGTACTGAAATGTGGGCATACGATGCACACTGAGTGCTATCACGAGATGATAAAGCGTGACAA ATGCTGCTGTCCCATATGTTCCAGATCAATCATAGATATGTCCAGAGCTTGGAGAAGAATGGACGAGGAG ATTGAAGAGACAATCATGCCTGAAAATCTTAGATACAAGAAG GTTTGGATCCTATGTAACGACTGTAATGATACAACCGAAGTATTCTTCCACATTATTGGGCAGAAATGTCGACACTGTGAATCATACAACACCCGTATGATTGCACCTCCCGTTCTTCCTCAATAA
- the LOC104238953 gene encoding E3 ubiquitin-protein ligase MIEL1-like isoform X1: MEDSCNERLDFGKMGYGCKHYRRRCRIRAPCCNEVFDCRHCHNEATFVTFALCLFHQSSLHNVFDRHELVRYDVKQVICSVCDTEQPVARVCTNCGVNMGEYFCEVCKFYDDDLDKGQFHCDDCGICRVGGRENFFHCSRCGSCYSVSLRNNHSCVENSMRHHCPICYEYLFDSLKDTTVLKCGHTMHTECYHEMIKRDKCCCPICSRSIIDMSRAWRRMDEEIEETIMPENLRYKKVWILCNDCNDTTEVFFHIIGQKCRHCESYNTRMIAPPVLPQ, encoded by the exons ATGGAAGACTCCTGCAATGAACGGCTTGATTTTGGCAAAATGGGTTATGG ATGCAAGCACTACAGGAGAAGATGCAGGATCAGGGCACCTTGCTGCAATGAAGTCTTTGACTGCCGCCATTGTCACAATGAAGCTACG TTTGTCACATTTGCGCTGTGTTTATTTCATCAGAGCTCGTTGCACAATGTATTTGATCGACATGAATTAGTTCGATATGATGTCAAGCAG GTCATTTGCTCAGTTTGTGATACAGAACAGCCG GTTGCTCGCGTTTGTACAAATTGTGGTGTAAATATGGGAGAATACTTCTGTGAAGTGTGCAAATTCTATGATGATGAT TTAGACAAAGGGCAGTTTCATTGTGATGATTGTGGAATCTGCAG AGTTGGTGGCCGTGAGAACTTCTTTCACTGCAGTAGATGTG GCTCTTGCTATTCAGTTAGTTTACGTAATAACCATTCATGTGTAGAGAACTCCATGCGGCATCATTGTCCCATTTGTTATGAG TATCTCTTTGATTCTCTCAAGGATACAACAGTACTGAAATGTGGGCATACGATGCACACTGAGTGCTATCACGAGATGATAAAGCGTGACAA ATGCTGCTGTCCCATATGTTCCAGATCAATCATAGATATGTCCAGAGCTTGGAGAAGAATGGACGAGGAG ATTGAAGAGACAATCATGCCTGAAAATCTTAGATACAAGAAG GTTTGGATCCTATGTAACGACTGTAATGATACAACCGAAGTATTCTTCCACATTATTGGGCAGAAATGTCGACACTGTGAATCATACAACACCCGTATGATTGCACCTCCCGTTCTTCCTCAATAA
- the LOC104238953 gene encoding E3 ubiquitin-protein ligase MIEL1-like isoform X2, which yields MNGLILAKWVMGTKNKICKHYRRRCRIRAPCCNEVFDCRHCHNEATFVTFALCLFHQSSLHNVFDRHELVRYDVKQVICSVCDTEQPVARVCTNCGVNMGEYFCEVCKFYDDDLDKGQFHCDDCGICRVGGRENFFHCSRCGSCYSVSLRNNHSCVENSMRHHCPICYEYLFDSLKDTTVLKCGHTMHTECYHEMIKRDKCCCPICSRSIIDMSRAWRRMDEEIEETIMPENLRYKKVWILCNDCNDTTEVFFHIIGQKCRHCESYNTRMIAPPVLPQ from the exons ATGAACGGCTTGATTTTGGCAAAATGGGTTATGGGTACGAAAAACAAAAT ATGCAAGCACTACAGGAGAAGATGCAGGATCAGGGCACCTTGCTGCAATGAAGTCTTTGACTGCCGCCATTGTCACAATGAAGCTACG TTTGTCACATTTGCGCTGTGTTTATTTCATCAGAGCTCGTTGCACAATGTATTTGATCGACATGAATTAGTTCGATATGATGTCAAGCAG GTCATTTGCTCAGTTTGTGATACAGAACAGCCG GTTGCTCGCGTTTGTACAAATTGTGGTGTAAATATGGGAGAATACTTCTGTGAAGTGTGCAAATTCTATGATGATGAT TTAGACAAAGGGCAGTTTCATTGTGATGATTGTGGAATCTGCAG AGTTGGTGGCCGTGAGAACTTCTTTCACTGCAGTAGATGTG GCTCTTGCTATTCAGTTAGTTTACGTAATAACCATTCATGTGTAGAGAACTCCATGCGGCATCATTGTCCCATTTGTTATGAG TATCTCTTTGATTCTCTCAAGGATACAACAGTACTGAAATGTGGGCATACGATGCACACTGAGTGCTATCACGAGATGATAAAGCGTGACAA ATGCTGCTGTCCCATATGTTCCAGATCAATCATAGATATGTCCAGAGCTTGGAGAAGAATGGACGAGGAG ATTGAAGAGACAATCATGCCTGAAAATCTTAGATACAAGAAG GTTTGGATCCTATGTAACGACTGTAATGATACAACCGAAGTATTCTTCCACATTATTGGGCAGAAATGTCGACACTGTGAATCATACAACACCCGTATGATTGCACCTCCCGTTCTTCCTCAATAA
- the LOC104238954 gene encoding lipase-like: MDGRTLLKVVIITCLIASSTGRELKVKDQRTIYNHTLATILVEYAATVYHSDLTELFTWTCPRCDDLTKGFQIIELIVDVKRCLQAFVGVAPDLNAVVIAFRGTQGTSIQNWIEDLYWKQLDIDYPGTEDAMVHHGFYSAYHNTTLRPGVLSAVKTAKELYGDIPIMVTGHSMGGAMAAFCGLDLTVNLGSRNVSVMTFGQPRIGNAAFVSYYSKRVPNTIRVTHEHDIVPHLPPYYQYFPQKTYHHFPTEVWLHNTGLGILAYTVEKVCDNSGEDPSCSRSVAGNSIKDHLRYYGVRLGGEEDPGFCRIVMDRGLAAHGTVDVDGNVILSRDIPASVLRMNVESNEQGRSV, from the exons ATGGATGGAAGAACTTTGTTAAAGGTGGTTATAATCACGTGCTTAATCGCCTCTTCAACTGGTAGAG AACTCAAAGTGAAGGATCAAAGGACAATCTACAATCATACGCTTGCCACCATATTGGTGGAATATGCTGCAACG GTCTATCACTCAGATTTGACAGAACTATTTACTTGGACATGTCCAAGATGTGATGATTTGACGAAG GGGTTTCAAATTATAGAGCTCATTGTTGATGTGAAGCGATGTCTACAG GCATTTGTGGGGGTGGCTCCAGATCTTAATGCCGTTGTAATTGCTTTCCGAGGCACTCAAGGAACCAG CATACAGAATTGGATTGAGGATCTATACTGGAAGCAGCTTGATATAGACTATCCTGGAACAGAAGATGCAATG GTGCATCATGGATTTTATTCTGCTTACCACAATACAACATTACGCCCTGGAGTGCTAAGTGCTGTTAAAACAGCAAAAGAGCTGTATGGAGACATTCCTATTATGGTGACAGGGCATTCAATGGGAGGGGCCATGGCTGCTTTTTGTGGATTGGATCTCACA GTAAATCTTGGCTCGCGGAATGTTTCAGTTATGACATTTGGACAACCTCGAATTGGCAATGCTGCTTTTGTGTCCTACTATAGCAAACGGGTGCCAAATACGATTCGTGTCACACATGAACATGATATTGTGCCTCATCTGCCCCCGTACTATCAGTATTTCCCTCAAAAAACTTATCATCATTTTCCTACAGAG GTTTGGCTCCATAACACTGGCCTTGGAATTCTTGCTTATACAGTTGAAAAGGTCTGTGATAATTCTGGGGAAGACCCTTCTTGTAGCAG GTCAGTGGCTGGTAACAGTATTAAGGATCATCTGAGATATTATGGTGTAAGATTAGGAGGTGAGGAGGATCCAGGATTCTGCAGAATTGTGATGGATCGTGGTCTTGCTGCACATGGCACAGTAGATGTTGATGGAAATGTCATCCTATCCAGAGATATTCCTGCTTCTGTTTTGAGGATGAATGTGGAATCTAATGAGCAAGGGAGATCGGTATAG